A DNA window from Nitrospira sp. contains the following coding sequences:
- a CDS encoding Regulatory protein AtoC (MaGe:77310499) — protein sequence MGAGKILIVDDEVDALDNCRRILSRLGYDCSTEHDPVRAVQRIQQERPGLVLTDLRMPGLDGIGVLVEAKRVDPKINVVLLTAYATVQTAVDSMRYGALDYVLKPYTSKNLEAVAKRAFEQAGSVELPVSGSTSAIARILGRSRAIQEVRDLIKKVARTDANILIYGESGTGKELVARAIHDASERIGRPFIPLDCVAMPDTLLESELFGHEKGAFTGAHAAKAGLFEVANRGTVFLDEVSGMSQTLQSRLLRVLQERHVRRVGGTRYADIDVRVIAASNRDLEEACRKGEFREDLYYRLNVIPILLPPLRERDGDVQVLAQEFLTRFRGRRGAESGAGPAFDSDALACLNAHAWPGNVRELQNVIERVAALADSPTICVEHLPERFRAARPDAADAEETGSYKQAKQEVVRSFERSFLLELLKRHDWHMSHAAQEAGVDRKTIERMVKRHGLREPN from the coding sequence ATGGGAGCAGGTAAGATACTGATCGTCGATGACGAGGTCGATGCGCTGGACAACTGCCGCCGCATCTTGAGCCGGTTGGGCTACGACTGTTCGACGGAGCACGATCCGGTTCGCGCGGTGCAGCGGATTCAGCAGGAGCGCCCCGGTCTGGTCTTGACGGATTTGCGCATGCCGGGCCTCGATGGGATCGGCGTGCTGGTCGAGGCGAAGCGGGTCGATCCCAAGATCAATGTGGTGTTGCTGACCGCGTATGCGACCGTTCAAACCGCCGTGGACTCCATGCGGTATGGCGCGCTGGATTATGTGTTGAAGCCTTATACCAGCAAGAATCTTGAGGCGGTGGCAAAGCGGGCATTTGAGCAAGCCGGATCGGTGGAATTGCCTGTCAGCGGCAGCACGAGCGCGATTGCGCGGATTCTCGGCCGGAGCCGGGCGATTCAAGAGGTGAGAGATCTCATCAAGAAAGTCGCGCGGACGGACGCCAATATTTTGATTTATGGCGAAAGCGGGACGGGCAAGGAGTTAGTGGCCCGCGCTATTCACGATGCCAGCGAACGGATTGGCCGGCCGTTCATTCCGCTCGATTGCGTCGCCATGCCGGATACGCTGCTCGAATCGGAATTGTTCGGCCATGAGAAGGGGGCGTTCACCGGCGCGCATGCGGCGAAGGCCGGCCTGTTCGAAGTGGCGAACCGCGGCACGGTTTTCCTGGACGAGGTGAGCGGCATGAGCCAGACGCTGCAATCGCGGCTGCTCCGCGTGTTGCAGGAGCGCCATGTCCGCCGCGTGGGCGGCACGCGCTACGCGGATATCGACGTCCGGGTGATTGCCGCGTCGAATCGCGATTTGGAAGAGGCCTGCCGAAAGGGCGAGTTCCGGGAGGATTTGTACTACCGGCTGAATGTCATTCCGATTCTGCTGCCCCCGTTGCGGGAGCGTGACGGCGATGTGCAGGTGCTGGCTCAGGAATTTCTCACGCGCTTTCGAGGCCGGAGAGGCGCGGAGTCCGGCGCCGGGCCTGCATTCGATTCGGATGCCCTGGCCTGCCTGAACGCGCATGCTTGGCCAGGCAATGTCCGGGAGCTTCAGAATGTCATCGAACGAGTGGCGGCGTTGGCCGACAGCCCGACGATTTGCGTCGAACATCTTCCCGAGCGCTTTCGCGCGGCGCGGCCGGATGCCGCCGATGCCGAGGAAACGGGATCGTACAAACAGGCCAAGCAGGAAGTCGTGCGTTCGTTCGAGCGCAGTTTTCTCCTGGAGTTGCTCAAGCGCCACGACTGGCACATGAGCCATGCGGCGCAAGAAGCCGGCGTCGATCGCAAAACGATCGAGCGCATGGTGAAGCGGCACGGCCTCCGGGAACCGAATTAA
- a CDS encoding Sigma-54 dependent response regulator (MaGe:77310500), with amino-acid sequence METMAAEKILIVDDEPEAIENCRRILSRQRYHCVVEADSNRALAVIERERPHVLLTDLRMPGLDGIGLLKAAKRIDPTIAVVLVTAYASIETAVESMRHGAFDYLAKPFTGKELSEVIRRALRQEEDSVGPRDEARFAPAKRPADRGIAAEEGVLIGSSAAIQSVRELVERVAGTEASLLISGEAGTGKEYLARTIHLRSARRTKPFLPVACIASDEAVLNLQLFGGEHSAGAHPGLLESASGGTLFLDEVGGLSLRLQAKVARALKERRGRRVGAEGFFDLDVRVIAASTQDLQVLCARGGFRDDLYWQLNVVPFALPPLRERAEDIDALAHWFLRACQRQTPGASQLWPGVTPRASRRLRHYPWSGNLRELRSVIEQAAVLADGSLLDLAHLPDRLWTARQ; translated from the coding sequence ATGGAAACGATGGCGGCGGAGAAAATATTGATCGTGGACGATGAGCCGGAGGCCATCGAAAACTGTCGGAGGATACTGAGCCGGCAGCGCTACCACTGCGTCGTCGAAGCCGACTCGAACCGGGCCTTGGCGGTGATCGAGCGCGAGCGGCCTCACGTCCTGCTCACCGACCTTCGGATGCCGGGTCTCGATGGGATCGGACTGTTGAAAGCCGCCAAGCGCATCGATCCGACGATTGCGGTGGTCCTCGTGACCGCCTATGCGTCCATTGAAACCGCGGTGGAGTCCATGCGGCATGGCGCATTCGATTATCTGGCCAAGCCGTTCACGGGCAAAGAATTGTCCGAGGTCATCCGGCGCGCGCTGAGGCAGGAAGAGGATTCGGTCGGTCCCCGCGATGAGGCTCGATTTGCTCCAGCCAAGCGGCCGGCCGACCGCGGCATCGCGGCGGAAGAAGGTGTCTTGATCGGAAGCAGCGCGGCTATCCAGAGTGTCCGTGAACTCGTCGAACGAGTGGCGGGGACCGAGGCCTCGCTGCTGATTTCCGGTGAAGCTGGGACCGGTAAAGAATATCTGGCGCGAACGATTCATCTGCGCAGCGCGCGCCGGACGAAGCCGTTCTTGCCGGTCGCCTGTATCGCCAGCGACGAAGCCGTGCTGAACCTCCAGTTGTTTGGTGGTGAACATTCCGCCGGGGCGCACCCAGGCTTGTTGGAATCGGCGTCCGGCGGGACGCTGTTTCTGGACGAAGTCGGCGGGCTCAGCCTGCGACTGCAGGCCAAAGTGGCGCGGGCGTTGAAAGAGCGGCGCGGGCGCCGGGTGGGGGCGGAAGGATTTTTCGATCTCGATGTGCGCGTCATCGCCGCATCGACGCAAGATCTACAGGTCCTTTGCGCCCGCGGCGGGTTTCGCGATGATCTCTACTGGCAGTTGAATGTTGTTCCGTTCGCGCTGCCCCCGTTGCGCGAGCGGGCCGAGGATATCGACGCGCTGGCCCACTGGTTTCTTCGCGCCTGCCAGAGACAAACACCCGGCGCTTCGCAATTGTGGCCAGGGGTCACGCCTCGGGCCAGCCGGCGGCTGCGCCACTATCCCTGGTCCGGTAATCTGCGCGAGCTGCGGAGCGTCATCGAACAGGCGGCGGTACTTGCCGACGGATCGCTGCTTGATCTTGCGCATCTGCCTGATCGTCTGTGGACGGCACGGCAATGA
- a CDS encoding conserved exported protein of unknown function (Evidence 4 : Unknown function but conserved in other organisms; MaGe:77310501), translating to MKTTMIWICLSFTIPIGYGAVVPASLDAADIAQTGTLYTNARFGFAVRYPEQWRQGNPLPGGTGVTLHPPVEHSLVVLSGHMNLLEGTSQDGRQTLDEFAAAHRRIIANLYGKKRIEIAWQPDRPATLAGFPAKRLAFTYQGEQQRAMLEIHIFSLGRNEGRGVRIKVPVSAQDRLMPAVTAMLETYRPGRDQNAVSPLAPVPEAQGTVPHS from the coding sequence ATGAAGACCACAATGATCTGGATATGCCTATCGTTCACGATACCCATCGGCTATGGCGCGGTGGTCCCCGCTTCCCTCGATGCCGCGGACATTGCACAGACCGGCACACTCTATACCAACGCCCGGTTCGGCTTCGCGGTGCGCTATCCGGAACAGTGGCGGCAAGGCAATCCGCTGCCGGGCGGCACCGGCGTGACGCTCCATCCACCGGTCGAGCACAGCCTCGTTGTCCTCTCGGGCCACATGAATCTCTTGGAGGGCACGAGCCAGGATGGGCGGCAGACCCTCGACGAGTTTGCCGCCGCACACCGTCGCATTATCGCGAATCTCTACGGCAAGAAACGGATCGAGATCGCGTGGCAGCCAGATCGACCGGCGACGCTCGCGGGATTCCCGGCCAAGCGCCTGGCCTTTACCTACCAAGGCGAACAACAGCGCGCGATGCTGGAAATTCACATTTTTTCTCTGGGACGCAACGAAGGGCGCGGGGTGCGGATCAAGGTGCCGGTGAGTGCGCAGGATCGATTGATGCCGGCCGTCACCGCCATGTTAGAGACCTATCGTCCAGGGCGGGACCAGAATGCCGTCAGCCCTCTGGCGCCAGTGCCCGAGGCTCAGGGAACGGTGCCGCACTCATGA
- a CDS encoding FGE-sulfatase domain-containing protein (MaGe:77310502), translated as MQTYRQIFKAVFIATFIGASSLQATADTPSRLAAIAAHATHAPMQTVAEGAFLMGTARAGQGLFSLDLQYDDTEQPQRRVWLNAYDIDRDEVGLGKYLLWLTQQQRPVSEDLRKLIDHAATIHALPPETLARWPALYVSWADATDFCRAHGKRLPTEAEWEKAARGEQANLFPWGSQPPAPSLAMFGQYHVHEMPIVAPVDKGEAGRSPYGLHHMAGNAAEWVEDWFGIDYYMTMPDRNPQGPASGRYKVVRGGSWKSAPALLRTATRSGAPPSQQTATIGFRCAQSRQPPTILIP; from the coding sequence GTGCAGACCTATCGCCAGATATTCAAAGCAGTGTTCATCGCGACATTCATCGGCGCATCGTCTCTGCAAGCGACGGCCGATACGCCTTCCCGCCTTGCGGCCATTGCCGCGCACGCCACCCATGCGCCGATGCAGACCGTGGCGGAAGGCGCGTTTCTCATGGGCACGGCGCGCGCTGGACAGGGACTGTTCAGCCTCGATCTCCAATACGACGACACGGAACAGCCGCAACGGCGCGTCTGGCTCAACGCCTACGACATCGACCGGGATGAAGTCGGCCTGGGAAAATATCTGTTATGGCTCACACAACAGCAACGCCCGGTCTCCGAAGACCTGCGCAAACTGATCGATCATGCCGCGACCATTCACGCGCTCCCGCCGGAAACACTTGCGCGCTGGCCAGCGCTGTACGTGTCGTGGGCCGACGCCACCGATTTTTGCCGCGCGCATGGCAAGCGCCTGCCGACTGAAGCCGAGTGGGAAAAAGCCGCGCGCGGCGAGCAGGCGAATCTCTTTCCCTGGGGCTCGCAGCCGCCCGCGCCGTCGCTGGCGATGTTCGGCCAATATCATGTGCACGAGATGCCAATCGTCGCACCGGTAGACAAGGGAGAGGCCGGCCGCAGTCCCTACGGCCTGCACCATATGGCAGGCAATGCAGCCGAGTGGGTCGAGGACTGGTTCGGGATCGACTATTACATGACCATGCCAGACCGCAACCCGCAGGGACCGGCCAGCGGCCGATATAAAGTGGTGCGCGGAGGATCGTGGAAGAGCGCGCCTGCGTTGTTGCGAACGGCCACTAGAAGCGGAGCCCCGCCGAGTCAGCAGACAGCCACCATCGGGTTTCGCTGCGCGCAATCGCGGCAACCGCCGACAATTCTTATTCCATGA
- a CDS encoding hypothetical protein (Evidence 5 : Unknown function; MaGe:77310503) — MWIEKGTGMHRWGGSIPSLETITRKPWMLQLSSRSMKKCGMGPLRPNYFSTGRYGSLTAADRNRRMNRFRSGRHKRKFA; from the coding sequence ATGTGGATTGAGAAAGGCACCGGCATGCATCGATGGGGCGGCAGCATCCCATCGCTCGAAACGATCACGCGCAAACCATGGATGTTACAACTGTCTTCTCGTTCTATGAAAAAATGCGGAATGGGGCCGCTGCGCCCCAATTACTTCTCGACCGGCAGATACGGATCTCTCACAGCAGCGGATCGGAATCGGCGCATGAACCGATTCCGATCCGGAAGACACAAGAGAAAATTCGCATAG
- a CDS encoding Plastocyanin-like domain-containing protein (MaGe:77310504): MGVSRKCVLAGVLGLVACLGFAGAMPAGAVMSHDGHVADGPQADVATPVHAQAGPVLQDRMAKVIDQVEREVKSTGLFKGASAHAMQQGVLLVAEDQDKVQVTQGARCPVTAPVRAYDITAMNIEITVNRFGDFYPGYMYALTADVAGVRDEEAKNKAARDSNDPTFAGGAVSNGLQGDLIQPLVIRANQGDCLRITLRNQIADEPTNMIVNGSQMLVANTGKPANATNPDALVPTGKAGEFEWYIPIDLQEGGRAFHSHASRDQYSLGMLGSLVVEPRGSRFLSPFTGEDMKSGWEAMIDVPGGSDFREFVIFYHEAGDETFRLLDRKGDMLPQRDAHTDTYRPAARLLNYRSEPHGERLEMQEHLVGFADESQGYGSYTFGDPATTIPRSYLGDPAKFRMIGGSEIVHSHHLHGGSIRWARQPGTSKLDPTLSKSGPVKFPPISDTSDRLDVQSIGPSEIYDQVIEGGSGGLQALAGEFVFHCHIPQHYVTGMWGFWRVYNTLQSPGFQNDVMKPLVELPDRKGKIKQATTSDKLVGTTVDWYGGKKYEITKDKTDWKANPVKVSIKDWVEYMLPPQGLPGKTEDQLKQAQANDPTVVNWKWDGVKALNEPETPHKWADYVSPTPNERPAITFDPQTGKLAFPWLRPHLGKRPPFAPNHGGAPWLEPFRVREDGTRGTEPPAPGAQGPWSLCPENAPRKYFTIHSITLPITLKTATPKAAAVVDPIGMIYVLHEEEEEVRKNPAKQVPLVIRGNVHDCVDVIFKNEIPDDARTGWSNKINLHPHFFQFDTSASDGPTIGFSYDMSLRAFTMLEDPQPTKGMPLPGNTVIAADVKAGARSLTVKNASKFHVNTELGVDMDDPKYFEVARIKEIKGNTITFDRPLKYAHKKNDIASVEFIRERWYVDSDLGTVYWHDHVFGTDTWGHGLFSAFIAEPPRSTYHDPVTGKDLRSGPIADIHTLEPVSAHIRGSFREVMMHIMDSNARSAELILTDNPQARMGATTVDGPPSHQFPERINKSAMTFLNGGEATTGSGYSMRVEPFSVRLANNPDPSKLFLSGIHGDPGTPLLRAYLGDPILVRALVGSANEVHTWHVTGHWFPMERYGAMAMPRSTVHLVIGERYDPAIPAAGGPQRISGDYMYYSGRASHFAEGSWGLFRVFDEAQADLKPLPNREEIQKSASSVCPADAPMKSFSVSAIDHVIRFHDAAPATMEVDLERKMIFENQQGKMYVLDEDRAKVKSGELKASPLTLHVNIGDCVKINLKNEMAKERAGFHVDMMAFDPKDSFGGNIGKNPGDQTIAPGQSRTYTYYAHPEYGEQAALIQDWGNVVENPRNGLFGSIIVGPKGSRYRDPVTGSDITMKSSWQADVLVDRTIPGNDTRKNYRDFSLMFQDEDNIVGVSFMPYIQQVAGISAVNYRSEPTNWRMEKGCTVFEVFHCAKAGELPVTPLLQAHVGDPVAVHVLGAFSEQVQLFTVDGHEWPHEPYMQGADQVSTMEFGGSEVINAYLTGGAGGPNKIAGDYMWKNQRPGFANAGQWGLFKVLPVGDQKILSLNAKSLAGQSAELGIDGGSAFRTSMGGR; encoded by the coding sequence ATGGGTGTATCAAGGAAGTGTGTGCTAGCAGGGGTGCTGGGACTGGTGGCCTGTCTCGGGTTCGCTGGGGCGATGCCCGCGGGCGCGGTCATGTCCCACGATGGGCATGTCGCCGACGGGCCGCAGGCCGATGTGGCGACGCCGGTCCATGCGCAGGCTGGTCCGGTGTTGCAGGACCGGATGGCGAAGGTCATCGACCAGGTCGAGCGTGAAGTGAAGTCGACGGGGTTGTTCAAGGGGGCGAGCGCCCATGCCATGCAGCAGGGCGTGTTGCTGGTGGCGGAAGATCAAGACAAGGTGCAAGTGACGCAGGGCGCCCGCTGTCCGGTCACAGCTCCGGTCCGCGCGTACGACATCACGGCGATGAATATCGAGATCACCGTGAACCGGTTCGGGGATTTCTATCCGGGCTACATGTATGCGTTGACCGCGGACGTGGCGGGAGTGCGCGATGAAGAGGCGAAGAACAAGGCGGCGCGGGACAGCAACGATCCGACGTTTGCCGGCGGCGCCGTTTCAAACGGATTGCAGGGCGATCTCATTCAGCCGCTCGTGATCCGGGCGAACCAGGGCGACTGCCTACGCATTACGCTGCGCAATCAGATTGCCGACGAACCGACGAACATGATCGTGAACGGCTCGCAGATGCTCGTGGCGAATACCGGAAAGCCGGCGAACGCCACGAATCCGGACGCGCTCGTTCCGACGGGCAAGGCCGGCGAGTTCGAGTGGTACATCCCGATCGACTTGCAGGAAGGCGGCCGCGCGTTCCACAGCCATGCGAGCCGTGATCAATATTCGCTGGGCATGCTGGGGTCCCTTGTGGTCGAGCCGCGCGGCTCCCGGTTCTTGAGCCCGTTTACGGGCGAGGACATGAAGAGCGGCTGGGAGGCCATGATCGATGTGCCCGGCGGTTCGGACTTCCGCGAATTCGTGATTTTCTATCACGAAGCGGGCGACGAAACGTTCCGGTTGCTGGACCGGAAGGGCGACATGCTGCCGCAGCGCGATGCTCATACGGACACCTATCGCCCGGCGGCGCGGTTGCTGAACTATCGCAGCGAGCCGCATGGCGAGCGCCTGGAAATGCAGGAGCATTTGGTTGGGTTCGCCGATGAATCGCAGGGCTATGGGTCGTATACGTTCGGCGATCCGGCGACGACGATTCCCCGTTCCTATTTGGGCGATCCGGCGAAATTCCGCATGATCGGCGGTTCCGAGATCGTCCATTCGCACCACTTGCATGGCGGATCGATCCGCTGGGCCAGGCAGCCCGGCACCAGCAAGCTGGATCCGACGCTCTCCAAGAGCGGCCCGGTGAAGTTTCCACCCATCAGCGATACGTCCGACCGGTTGGATGTCCAATCCATCGGGCCGTCCGAGATCTACGATCAGGTGATCGAAGGCGGATCGGGCGGGTTGCAGGCCTTGGCCGGTGAATTTGTGTTCCATTGCCACATTCCGCAGCACTATGTGACGGGCATGTGGGGCTTCTGGCGCGTGTACAACACGCTGCAATCGCCGGGTTTCCAAAACGATGTGATGAAGCCGTTGGTCGAGTTGCCCGATCGGAAGGGCAAGATCAAGCAGGCCACCACATCGGACAAGCTGGTTGGCACGACGGTCGATTGGTATGGCGGAAAGAAATACGAGATTACGAAGGATAAAACGGATTGGAAGGCCAATCCGGTGAAGGTCTCGATCAAGGATTGGGTCGAGTACATGCTTCCGCCGCAAGGGTTACCCGGCAAGACCGAAGATCAGCTCAAGCAGGCGCAGGCGAACGATCCGACGGTGGTGAACTGGAAGTGGGATGGCGTGAAGGCATTGAACGAGCCGGAGACGCCGCACAAGTGGGCGGACTATGTGTCGCCGACGCCGAACGAGCGTCCGGCGATTACGTTCGACCCGCAGACCGGCAAGCTAGCGTTCCCCTGGTTGCGTCCGCATCTTGGGAAGCGTCCGCCGTTTGCCCCGAATCACGGCGGCGCGCCGTGGCTGGAGCCATTCCGTGTCCGTGAGGATGGTACGAGAGGCACGGAGCCTCCCGCGCCCGGCGCGCAGGGGCCTTGGAGTCTCTGTCCGGAGAATGCCCCGCGCAAGTACTTCACGATCCATTCGATCACCTTGCCTATCACCCTCAAGACGGCGACCCCCAAGGCCGCCGCGGTGGTGGATCCGATCGGCATGATCTACGTGTTGCATGAGGAGGAAGAAGAAGTCCGCAAGAATCCCGCAAAGCAGGTGCCGTTGGTGATTCGCGGGAATGTGCACGATTGCGTCGATGTGATCTTCAAGAACGAAATCCCGGACGATGCGCGGACCGGCTGGTCGAACAAGATCAACCTCCATCCGCATTTCTTCCAGTTCGATACGAGCGCCTCCGACGGTCCGACCATCGGATTCTCGTACGACATGTCTTTGCGGGCGTTCACCATGCTGGAAGACCCGCAACCAACCAAGGGGATGCCGTTGCCCGGCAACACGGTCATCGCGGCCGATGTGAAAGCGGGCGCGCGCAGCCTCACGGTAAAGAATGCGTCGAAGTTCCATGTGAACACGGAGCTCGGCGTGGACATGGACGATCCGAAGTACTTTGAAGTCGCGCGGATCAAGGAGATCAAGGGCAATACCATCACCTTCGACCGTCCGTTGAAGTATGCGCATAAGAAGAACGATATCGCGAGTGTCGAGTTCATCCGCGAGCGTTGGTACGTGGACTCGGATCTCGGGACCGTCTACTGGCACGACCATGTGTTCGGCACCGATACCTGGGGACATGGGTTGTTCTCAGCGTTCATCGCCGAGCCGCCGCGGTCGACCTATCACGATCCGGTGACGGGGAAGGATTTGCGCAGCGGTCCCATCGCGGACATTCATACCCTGGAGCCGGTCTCGGCCCATATCCGGGGCAGTTTCCGCGAAGTCATGATGCACATCATGGACAGCAACGCGCGGTCGGCGGAGTTGATTCTGACCGACAATCCGCAGGCGCGCATGGGCGCGACGACGGTGGACGGTCCGCCGTCCCACCAGTTCCCGGAGCGCATCAACAAGTCCGCCATGACGTTCTTGAACGGCGGCGAAGCGACGACAGGCAGCGGTTACAGCATGCGCGTCGAGCCGTTCAGCGTGCGCCTGGCGAACAATCCGGATCCTTCAAAGCTGTTCTTGTCAGGGATCCACGGCGATCCGGGGACGCCGCTGTTGCGGGCGTATCTCGGCGATCCGATCCTGGTGCGGGCGCTGGTTGGATCGGCGAACGAAGTGCATACCTGGCATGTCACGGGCCACTGGTTCCCGATGGAACGGTACGGCGCCATGGCGATGCCTCGCAGCACGGTGCATTTGGTGATCGGCGAGCGGTACGACCCGGCGATCCCCGCCGCGGGCGGCCCGCAGAGGATCTCGGGCGACTACATGTACTACAGCGGCCGCGCCTCGCACTTCGCCGAAGGCAGCTGGGGGCTCTTCCGGGTCTTCGACGAAGCGCAAGCGGATCTGAAGCCCTTGCCGAATCGCGAGGAGATCCAGAAGTCCGCCTCGTCGGTGTGCCCGGCGGACGCGCCGATGAAGTCGTTCAGCGTGTCGGCGATCGACCACGTCATCCGGTTCCACGATGCGGCGCCGGCCACGATGGAAGTCGATCTCGAACGGAAGATGATCTTCGAAAACCAGCAGGGGAAGATGTACGTCCTCGACGAGGATCGCGCGAAGGTGAAGTCCGGCGAGCTGAAGGCGAGCCCGCTGACCCTGCACGTGAACATCGGCGACTGCGTGAAGATCAATCTGAAGAACGAGATGGCCAAGGAACGGGCCGGATTCCACGTCGATATGATGGCCTTCGATCCGAAGGACTCGTTCGGCGGCAACATCGGCAAGAACCCAGGCGATCAGACCATCGCTCCGGGCCAGAGCAGGACCTATACGTACTATGCTCACCCGGAATACGGCGAGCAGGCGGCCTTGATCCAGGATTGGGGCAACGTGGTGGAGAATCCACGGAACGGCCTGTTCGGGTCGATCATTGTCGGTCCGAAGGGCTCGCGCTACCGCGATCCGGTGACCGGCAGCGACATCACGATGAAGAGCAGCTGGCAGGCTGACGTGCTCGTGGATCGGACGATCCCGGGCAACGACACCCGCAAGAACTATCGCGACTTCTCGCTGATGTTCCAAGACGAAGACAACATCGTGGGCGTGAGCTTCATGCCTTACATCCAGCAGGTGGCCGGGATTTCGGCGGTGAACTACCGCTCGGAGCCGACGAACTGGCGGATGGAAAAGGGCTGCACGGTGTTCGAGGTGTTCCATTGCGCCAAGGCCGGCGAGTTGCCAGTGACGCCGTTGCTCCAGGCGCATGTGGGCGATCCCGTGGCGGTGCATGTGCTCGGCGCGTTCAGCGAGCAGGTGCAGTTGTTCACGGTGGACGGCCACGAGTGGCCGCACGAGCCGTACATGCAGGGTGCCGACCAGGTCAGCACCATGGAGTTCGGCGGATCGGAAGTTATTAATGCCTACCTGACCGGTGGCGCGGGCGGTCCGAACAAGATCGCCGGCGACTACATGTGGAAGAACCAGCGTCCGGGCTTCGCGAATGCCGGACAGTGGGGACTCTTCAAGGTCTTGCCGGTCGGCGACCAGAAGATTCTGTCATTGAACGCGAAGTCCTTGGCCGGTCAATCGGCTGAACTCGGGATCGATGGCGGATCTGCCTTCCGGACGTCGATGGGCGGTCGGTAA
- a CDS encoding conserved exported protein of unknown function (Evidence 4 : Unknown function but conserved in other organisms; MaGe:77310505), protein MSLPHVILMVECMATQASRFVRCVVGAVMLSGVMAGAAQAAYEEAAVSNGGTVTGTVRFAGDIPDPIRFELRRYYDRVYCGALSDGSGYRLLREVAVSEQLGLKDVVVTVEGVAKGKPFEFQETKLEANICQFVPFVSVVRSEHPLSVVNLDSVAHDLQFYERDQEHIFIMFHRPALTKGGTSDIVKLTGNRRSVTMQCGMHPFMQGHGLSVDNPYYAVTGTDGIFAIKDLPAGTYRIRAWHPVLGEKEQQITVAENGSASIGFTFDAK, encoded by the coding sequence ATGTCGCTCCCCCATGTAATTTTGATGGTGGAATGTATGGCAACACAAGCAAGCAGGTTTGTAAGGTGTGTCGTCGGTGCGGTGATGCTGAGCGGAGTCATGGCTGGGGCAGCCCAGGCAGCGTATGAGGAAGCAGCGGTGTCCAACGGGGGCACGGTCACTGGGACGGTGCGCTTTGCCGGCGACATCCCGGACCCGATACGGTTTGAGCTGCGCCGGTACTATGACCGGGTCTATTGCGGGGCGCTGTCGGACGGATCGGGGTACCGGTTGCTGCGCGAGGTCGCGGTCAGCGAGCAGCTGGGTTTGAAAGATGTAGTCGTGACCGTCGAGGGTGTGGCGAAGGGAAAGCCGTTCGAGTTTCAGGAGACGAAGCTTGAGGCGAATATCTGCCAGTTCGTGCCGTTCGTCTCGGTCGTGAGAAGCGAGCATCCCCTCAGCGTGGTCAATTTGGATTCGGTTGCTCACGATTTACAATTTTATGAGCGCGATCAAGAGCATATTTTCATCATGTTTCACCGGCCGGCCCTCACAAAGGGCGGCACGAGCGATATTGTGAAGCTGACCGGCAACCGGCGCAGTGTGACGATGCAATGCGGGATGCATCCCTTCATGCAAGGGCATGGGTTGTCCGTGGACAATCCCTATTATGCGGTGACGGGAACCGACGGGATCTTTGCCATCAAGGATCTGCCGGCGGGGACCTATCGCATCAGGGCCTGGCATCCGGTGCTGGGAGAAAAAGAACAACAGATCACCGTGGCTGAAAATGGGAGCGCGTCGATAGGATTTACGTTCGACGCGAAATAG
- a CDS encoding conserved exported protein of unknown function (Evidence 4 : Unknown function but conserved in other organisms; MaGe:77310506) codes for MRLRTVLRVCAWALSVSAMGLSAAAEGTSVPSVSRVEVVLADRYRSQTAMLSEEFALAGLTNVHFQFARLGQPPQNIGLGRDVPAGQAREAIRLAVKYNLGVGILLPERLFPPRFVTIASSNYDDTVESRIDQAALAQLQNPALTTEAFHHLYRTLTGLKETPGQY; via the coding sequence ATGAGATTACGAACCGTCCTGAGAGTGTGTGCATGGGCCCTGTCGGTCAGTGCAATGGGATTATCGGCTGCCGCCGAGGGAACGTCCGTTCCCTCGGTGAGCCGTGTGGAAGTGGTGCTGGCCGATCGATATCGAAGCCAGACCGCCATGCTCAGCGAGGAGTTTGCTCTAGCGGGATTGACGAACGTGCACTTTCAGTTTGCCAGGCTGGGCCAGCCGCCGCAGAACATTGGTCTTGGCCGCGACGTGCCGGCCGGGCAGGCGCGCGAAGCGATCCGCCTGGCGGTCAAGTACAACCTGGGCGTCGGGATTTTGCTGCCGGAGCGGCTGTTTCCACCGCGCTTCGTGACCATCGCGTCGTCGAACTACGACGACACCGTCGAGTCGCGAATCGATCAAGCGGCGCTCGCGCAGTTGCAGAATCCCGCATTGACCACGGAGGCGTTTCATCACCTGTATCGCACGCTGACCGGCCTGAAGGAAACGCCGGGACAGTATTAA